GAGCGACCAGCCGACGAGGCCCGCCACCACGAGGTAGCTGACGCCCTCCGCCGCGCCCAGCGAGCCGCCGGGGCCCGGGGGCAGGCCGCAGCCCGTCGCCTTGAGGGTGTAGAGGGACCACGCCACCGTCGCGCACGacgccagccccgccgccccggcggCCAGCTCCACGGTGCTgttgccgccgccgctgctctcGGCCATGCACGTGACTGGCTGCCGGCGACGGAGAAGGGTAGAGCTGCCGCGGCGGGCGCGGTTGAGAGATGTGGTCGTGGAAGCGGCCGCGGCGGCTGCTGGCATGATGGGCCTGAGGGCTAACGACGCCATGGCTGCCTGGATTCTGGCTGGACGAGGAGAGCTGCTAGACCGGTGGAAGCCGGTGGAAGCGATGGGGTTATCCACTTATCTTGTGCTGGTAGCCTGGGCTGCTGGCCGAAAACTAGCAAAGTAGCAAGGTTCT
The sequence above is a segment of the Aegilops tauschii subsp. strangulata cultivar AL8/78 chromosome 6, Aet v6.0, whole genome shotgun sequence genome. Coding sequences within it:
- the LOC109779614 gene encoding uncharacterized protein, with the translated sequence MASLALRPIMPAAAAAASTTTSLNRARRGSSTLLRRRQPVTCMAESSGGGNSTVELAAGAAGLASCATVAWSLYTLKATGCGLPPGPGGSLGAAEGVSYLVVAGLVGWSLTTKVRTGSGLPAGPYGLLGAAEGVAYLTVVAIAAVFGLQFFQQGSLPGPLPSEQCFG